One stretch of Manis pentadactyla isolate mManPen7 chromosome 10, mManPen7.hap1, whole genome shotgun sequence DNA includes these proteins:
- the LOC130678912 gene encoding eukaryotic peptide chain release factor GTP-binding subunit ERF3A-like isoform X1, which produces MDPGSGGGGGGGSSSGSSSDSAPDCWDQADMEAPGSGPCGGEGGPLAAGAAEAQREHLSAAFSRQLNVNAKPFVPNVHAAEFVPSFLRGPAQPAPAPAPTTTEPAVAREALRAKGPGRGSSRAGGRSPPWWGVGTRLRFASQGGVRAASGPGGTWGADSGAGRGQPCVGRPGRGGGPGGAVAACRRHGRDLEPVPSPGAAATY; this is translated from the coding sequence ATGGATCCGGgcagtggcggcggcggcggcgggggcagcAGCAGCGGGAGCAGCAGCGACTCAGCGCCCGACTGCTGGGACCAGGCGGACATGGAAGCCCCCGGGTCGGGCCCGTGCGGCGGCGAAGGCGGCCCCTTGGCGGCGGGGGCCGCCGAGGCCCAGCGTGAGCACCTCAGCGCGGCCTTCAGCCGGCAGCTCAACGTCAATGCCAAACCCTTTGTGCCCAACGTCCACGCCGCCGAGTTCGTGCCGTCCTTCCTGCGTGGCCCGGCCCAACCGGCGCCGGCGCCGGCGCCAACCACCACGGAGCCTGCAGTGGCGCGGGAGGCCCTTCGGGCAAAGGGGCCGGGACGCGGAAGCAGCCGAGCGGGAGGCCGGAGCCCACCTTGGTGGGGTGTGGGGACACGTCTGCGGTTCGCCTCGCAGGGCGGGGTACGCGCGGCCTCGGGGCCCGGCGGCACGTGGGGCGCTGACAGCGGCGCCGGGCGCGGGCAGCCCTGTGTGGGGCGGCCCGGGCGCGGCGGAGGGCCTGGAGGAGCGGTAGCTGCGTGTCGGCGACATGGGAGGGATCTAGAGCCCGTCCCTTCCCCGGGGGCCGCAGCTACCTACTAG